CTGGTCAGTACTTCATCCATAACATGGACGGGAAGCTTCTCACCGGATCCGTGGTTTTGACCATTATCTTAGGCTTTTTAGGTTTCAACTTTATGACCGTCAACAGTAACTACATCGGAGTCATTGGAATACTGGGTGGTCTTGTTTCCGGATTGATAATGGTTTTTATCACCCGTAAAAATTTCAAATGGACTAATGGAGATATTCTGGGAGCATCAAATGAGATGGGAAGGATGATGTCCCTTTTATTTATGGTTATATTAATTTCAGGAAGTGTTTATTAATGGAAGTTAAAGTTTTACGACTGGATCACCGTCGGGTACGTGATGCCCGAATCACCACTCATGTTTGCCTTACTGCACGAGCACTGGGAGCATCCGGCGTGTTTTTAAGTGGAGATCACGATAAAAAGCTCATGGAAAATGTTCAGGACGTGGTAAAACGTTGGGGAGGCAATTTCCAGGTTGAATACCGTAAAAACTGGGGAAATCTCCTGGAAGAATGGAAAAATAAAGGGGGAGAAATAGTTCACCTCACCATGTACGGAGAACAGGTACAGGACGTAACCCCCAAAATCAGGAGTTCCCCCCGTGATAAACTGGTGGTGGTTGGTGGTTCCCGGGTTCCAAGTAAAGTGTACCAGGAAGCTGATTGGAACGTTTCCGTGACTACCCAGCCCCACTCTGAGGTTTCATCCCTGGCCATATTCCTCCACATGCTCTACGAGGGCAAAGAACTGAATATGGAGTTTGAAGATGGAAATATGAAGGTTATACCCTCAGCAAATGGTAAAAACGTGGTGATGAATAGTAAAGAAGATAAAAACGATAGTTTGGATGAAAAAAAGATTACCAGAGATGAGTAAAAAAACATCCCCCTATTATCTTTAGGTCATTTTAATTCGGATTATTTTATCATCACCATTCTGGGGCACTCCCCGACCATCACGGTTGGAGGTGGTGATGTAAAGGTATCCCTGGTGTTCAACAGCCTCTCGAATCCTCCCCAGTTGAGTTAAGGTAGCTTTTTCTCCCATAATTGATTGTCCATCCGTAGAAAGGGTGAGTTTTCTCAGTTGAGTTCCCCTTAAACCGGCAACATAGAGCGCTCCATGGTAATAGGCTATCCCTGAAGGAGCAAGTGTTAATTCCGTGTACGCCCTCATGGGCTTTATATAACCGGTGCCCGTGTTGTTGCCCTCATAAAGGGGCCAACCATAGTTTCCTCCCCGGGTTATGATGTTTATCTCATCATTTTTGTTTTGCCCGTGTTCAGAGGCGTACATTATCCCGGAAGGACCCCAAGTTATTCCCTGGGGATTGCGGTGCCCGTAGCTGTAGACGTAGTTGCCAAAGGGGTTGTCAGAAGGTACGGTACCATCGGGGTTGAGTCGCAGTATTTTACCCGCCAGGGAACTGGTATCCTGGGCCAGGCTGGGATTGGCTGAGTCACCAGTGGTTGCGTAAAGTTTACCATCGGGTCCGAACTTCAGTCTACCCCCATCATGGATGGCTGCTGCGGGTATGTTATTCCGGATAACTGTTTCATTGGTTATCTGGTCTCCTTCCAGTTTGAAGCGAGATATGCGATTGTAATCCCCCAAAGAGTAATAAACATAGAGGTAATGGGTTGAATTGAAGTTGGGATCTACGGCGATTCCCAGAAATCCAGATTCACTATCCTGAGTTACATTAACCTGCCCCACGGTTTTGATAGAATTATTTCCATCCAGAATACTAACTTTTCCACCCCTCTGGGTGAAAATCAGTCGATAGTCCGGTAAAAAGTCAATGGCCCAGGGGACCTCCAGGTTTTCAGCCAGAATTTCCGTGGTGTAACTGGTTTCATTATTGTTCTGGGGAGCCATAAACACGAAAAACAGAAAGATGACTATTAAAATCAGAGAAATAGAAGCAATTGCCAGTATTTTTATTCTCATAGTCTACCCTATTTTATTATATTTTTTAAGTAAGATGAATTTTTTCAAAAAGAATCACATTATAATACGTTGGTCTTTAGATTATATTCAGGACCCATTCAAATAAGTTAAAAAAATAGGTTTTGAGGTTAAGTCCATGATAAAATTAGTTGATCATCTACTGGTACAGGAAAAACTCACCCTTATCCGGAGGAAAGGAATAGATGGCATCCACTTCAGGGGCGGAATCATTGAAATTGGCCGCTGGCTGGCCTATGAACTGACCAACACTCTGGAAAAGGAAAAGGTAACTGTGCAAACCCCTTTAGGAATTGCAGATGGATTTAAAATTAAAGACAAAAATGATATTGTGGTGGTAAGCGTTTTAAGGGCCGCCATCCCCTTGGTAGAGGGCATAATGCGGGTTTTCAGGAATGCCCAGTACGGGGTGGTGGGTGCCTCCCGCCGGGATGAACCCCCATTTCCAGTGGATATCAGCTATTTCAAACTACCACCAGTTGATAATCGGATCGTGGTCATTGCCGACCCTATGCTGGCCACTGGCAATACAATGAACGCCATTTTAAA
The window above is part of the Methanobacterium formicicum genome. Proteins encoded here:
- a CDS encoding tRNA (cytidine(56)-2'-O)-methyltransferase, translated to MEVKVLRLDHRRVRDARITTHVCLTARALGASGVFLSGDHDKKLMENVQDVVKRWGGNFQVEYRKNWGNLLEEWKNKGGEIVHLTMYGEQVQDVTPKIRSSPRDKLVVVGGSRVPSKVYQEADWNVSVTTQPHSEVSSLAIFLHMLYEGKELNMEFEDGNMKVIPSANGKNVVMNSKEDKNDSLDEKKITRDE
- a CDS encoding PQQ-dependent sugar dehydrogenase gives rise to the protein MRIKILAIASISLILIVIFLFFVFMAPQNNNETSYTTEILAENLEVPWAIDFLPDYRLIFTQRGGKVSILDGNNSIKTVGQVNVTQDSESGFLGIAVDPNFNSTHYLYVYYSLGDYNRISRFKLEGDQITNETVIRNNIPAAAIHDGGRLKFGPDGKLYATTGDSANPSLAQDTSSLAGKILRLNPDGTVPSDNPFGNYVYSYGHRNPQGITWGPSGIMYASEHGQNKNDEINIITRGGNYGWPLYEGNNTGTGYIKPMRAYTELTLAPSGIAYYHGALYVAGLRGTQLRKLTLSTDGQSIMGEKATLTQLGRIREAVEHQGYLYITTSNRDGRGVPQNGDDKIIRIKMT
- the upp gene encoding uracil phosphoribosyltransferase, whose amino-acid sequence is MIKLVDHLLVQEKLTLIRRKGIDGIHFRGGIIEIGRWLAYELTNTLEKEKVTVQTPLGIADGFKIKDKNDIVVVSVLRAAIPLVEGIMRVFRNAQYGVVGASRRDEPPFPVDISYFKLPPVDNRIVVIADPMLATGNTMNAILNRIQEKGNPRRVILLNVIASRQGIDLVEREHPDVDIYTCAVDRELNSDGYIIPGLGDAGDKAFGKPET